In a genomic window of Rhododendron vialii isolate Sample 1 chromosome 12a, ASM3025357v1:
- the LOC131311585 gene encoding uncharacterized protein LOC131311585, protein MHAFEYPGKDPRFNESSYEGFEQVQKLVDVDGGLGVTLNLITSKYPHIKGVNFDLTHVIQHAPPYPEDLSDDNVDFNEVLSKLRRSRGHKVEWEFEADMLAAFGKDPELCMKGICALYRKQTADEKIGKFTYYSNQQGFSHCDALRGSILAKFLTEGDPQGDVKKSVEELREYDPKAPELCRTLATHYSKQLFAIYKSKEDPLFLLS, encoded by the exons ATGCACGCGTTCGAGTACCCAGGGAAGGATCCCAGGTTCAATGAG TCCTCGTACGAGGGTTTCGAGCAAGTTCAGAAGCTTGTCGATGTTGACGGCGGTCTTGGAGTCACCCTCAACTTGATCACTTCCAAATACCCACATATCAAGGGTGTTAATTTTGACCTTACACATGTGATCCAACATGCCCCGCCCTATCCCG AAGATTTATCAGATGACAATGTGGACTTTAATGAAGTTCTATCTAAACTTCGAAGGAGCAGAGGCCATAAAGTAGAATGGGAGTttgaggcagacatgcttgcAGCATTTGGTAAGGATCCTGAACTGTGCATGAAGGGCATCTGTGCTCTTTATCGGAAGCAGACTGCTGATGAAAAGATTGGCAAGTTTACGTATTATTCCAATCAGCAAGGGTTTAGCCACTGTGATGCACTCAG GGGAAGTATTTTGGCCAAGTTTCTTACTGAGGGAGATCCACAAGGTGATGTGAAGAAATCTGTGGAGGAGTTGCGGGAGTATGATCCCAAGGCACCAGAACTGTGCAGGACACTTGCGACTCACTACTCTAAGCAACTGTTTGCAATATACAAGAGCAAAGAAGATCCTCTTTTTCTCCTATCTTGA